acgcaCAGAGACGcatataggctcaaaacaaagggatggaggaagatctaccaagcaaatggaaaaaaaaaaaaaaaggcagggttgcaatcctagtctctgataaaacagattttaaaccaacaaagatcaaaagagacaaagaaggccattacataatggtaaagggatcaattcatcaggaagagctaactatcctaaatatatatgcacccaatacaggagcacccagattcataaagcaagtccttagagacttacaaagagacttagacccccacacaataataatgggagactttaacaccccactgtcaacattagacagattaacgagacagaaagttaacaaggatatccaggaattgaactcaactctgcaccaagcagacctaatagatatctacagaactctccaccccaaatcaataggatatacattcttctcagcactacatcgtACTTATttcaaaactgaccacatagttggaagtaaagcgcccctcagcaaatgtaaaagaatagaaattataacaaactgtctctcagatcacagtgcaatcaagctaaaactcaagattaagaaactcaatcaaaaccactcaactacatggaaactgaacaacctgctcctgaataactactgggtatattacgaaatgaaggcagaaataaagatgttctttgaaaccaatgagaacaaagacacaacataccagaatctcggggacacatttaaagcagtgtgtagagggaaatttatagcactcaatgcccacaagagaaagcaggaaagatctaaaatcgacaccctaagatcacaattaaaagaactagagaagcaagagcaaacacattcaaaaggcaagaaataactaagatcagaggagaactgaaggagatagagacacaaaaaaccctcaaaacatcaatgaatccaggagctcgttttttgaaaagatcaacaaaattgatagaccactagcaagactaataaagaagaaaagagagaagaatcaaatagatgcaataaaaaatgataaaggggatatcaccaccaacctcacagaaatacaaactaccatcagagaatactataaacacctctacacaaataaactggaaaacctagaagaaatggataaattcctggacacatacactctccaaagactaaatcaggaagaagttgaatctctgaatagaccaataacaggctctgaaatcgaGGTattaattaatagcctaccaaccaaagaaagtccaggaccagaaggattcacagtcgaattctatcagaggtacaaggaggagcaggtaccattccttctgaaagtattccaatcaatagaaaaagggaatcctccctaactcattttatgaggccaacatcatcctgataccaaagcctggcagagacataacaaaaaaagacaattttagaccaatatccctgatgaacatcaatgcaaaaatcatcagtaaaatactggcaaaccgaatccagcagcacatcaaaaagcttatccaccatgatcaagtgggcttcatccctgggatgcaaggctggttcaacatacgcaaatcaataaacgtaatccagcatataaacagaaccaaagacaaaaaccacatgattatctcgatagatgcagaaaaggcctttgacaaaattcaacagcccttcatgctaaaaactctcaataaatttggtattgatggaacgtatctcaaaacaataagagctatttatgacaaacccaccaccaatatcatactgaatgggcaaaaactggaagcattccctttgaaaactggcacaagacagggatgccctctctcaccactcctattcaacatagtgttggaagttctggccaaggcaatcaggcaggagaaagaaataaagggtattcagttaggaaaagaggaagtcaaattgtccctgtttgcagatgacatgattgtatatttagaaaaccccaccatctcagccccaaatctccttaagctgataagcaacttcagcagagtctcaggatacaaaatcaatgtgcaaaaatcacaagcattcttatacaccaataacaaatggagagccaaatcatgagtgaacttccattcacaattaccacaaagagaataaaatacctaagaatccaacttacaagggatttgaaggacctcttcaaggagaacgacaaaccactactcaacgaaataaaagaggacacaaacaaatagaagaacattccatgctcatggataggaaaaatcagtatcatgaaaatggccatgctgcccaaggcaatttatagattcaatgccatccccatcaagttaccaatgactttcttcacagaattggaaaaaactactttaaagttcatatggaacccaaaaagagctcATGtcaccaagacaatcctaagtcaaaagaacaaagctggaggcatcacgctacctgacttcaaactacactacaaggctacagtacccaaaacagcatggtactggtaccaaaacagagatatagaccaatggaacagaacagagccctcagaaataacaacacagatatacaaccatctgatctttgacaaacctgacaaaaacaagaaatggggaaaagattccctatttaataaatggtactgggaaaactggctagccatatgtagaaaactgaaatggGATCTttttcttacaccttatagaaaaattaactcaagatggattaaagacttcaatgtgagacctaaaatcataaaaaccctagaagaaaacctaggcaatatcattcaggacataagcatgggcgaagacttcatgactagaacaccaaaagcaatggcaataaaagccaaaatagaaaaatgggatctaattaaactaaagagtttctgcacagtaaaagaaactatcaacagagtgaacaggcaacctacagaatgggagaaaatttttgcaatctactcatctgacaaagggctaatatccagaatctacaaagaacttaaacaaatttacaagaaaaaaacaaccccatcaaaaagtgggcaaaggatatgaacagacacttctcaaaaggagacatttatgcagccaacagacatatgaaaaaatgctcatcatcactggccatcagagaaatgcaaatcaaaaccacaatgagataccatctcataccatttagaatggcgatcattaaaaagtcaggaaacaacagatgctagagaggatttggagaaataggaacacttttacactgttggtgggagtataaattagttcaaccattgtggaagacagtgtggcgattcctcaaggatctagaactagaaataccatttgacccagcaatcccattactggattaccaaaaggattatataccaaaagggttataaatcatgctactataaagacacatgtacacgtatgtttactgcagcacaattcacaatagcaaagacttggaaccaacccaaatgtccatctatgatagactggattaagaaaatgtggcacatatacaccatggaatactatgcagccattaagaaaggatttcatgtcctttgcagggacatggatgaagctggaaaccatcattctcagcaaaatatcataaggacagaaaaccaaacaccacatgttctcactcataagtgggagttgaacaattagaacacatggacacagggaggggatcatcaaacaccggggcctgtcatggggtggggagctaggggagggatagcattaggagaaatacctaatgtagatgacaagttgatgggtacagcaaaccaacatggcccatgtatacctatgtaacaaacctgtacatggtgcacatgtaccctaggtcttaaagtataattaaaaaagaaggaaggaaggaaggaaggaaggaaggaaggaaggaaggaaggaaggaaggaaggaaggaagggggagggagggagggggggagggagggagggaaagagtgaAGACAGGGGTTGGTGGGTGTCCTTGAGCCCTCAGGAATAAGATGGCggttctctggaggctgagtgcTCTTTGCAGTGCCCAAGGAAGCCGAGCTCTGTTGCTGCAAACCCCAGTGTTCAGACCTGCTCATATCTCAGCATTTCTTCAGGACCGACCTACACCAGACTGGTGTGGAGTGCAGCACATTCACTTGTCACTGAGCCACCATTCTGGTTCCAAGACTGCATGTCTCCACTGGACTAGTGAAAGGGTTGTCAGTGTTTTGCTCCTGGGTCGGCTTCTGGCTGCTTATTTGAATCCTTGCTCTGCGATGGACTACTCCCTGGCTGCAACCCTCACTCTTCATGGTCACTGGGGCTTTGAACAAGTTGTTACTATGTTCATAGGGACGTTTGGCAGAAAGCTGCCAAGGCAGGGCTTTTGGCAATTTCAGTTTTAAACTTTGCTGGGCTTTGCTATTTCAACCATCACGATGTGGACATCTGCAAAACTGTTGCCATGCTGTGGAAGCTCTGACCTTTCTGACTTAATACTTTGAAGAATTGATGTAtgcttcttttcctctgtgttgTCATGCCGTTCAACTCACAATCAGGAAGAAATAGCAGATGAGTCCATTAGTGGACAGCCTTCTTCTCTTAATCACaagattattttcagaatttaatcTTTAAGGAAAAGGTTTGAGAGGAATTTTGTCTAAGAAGTTGTGAGACTGAGTTCTGTATTCTGGTGAGTTAATGGGGTTGCCTCCCAGCTTCTCAAAAGACTCATAGTATAACAAAACATGATATATGAGCCTTTTAATTTATCAATCTCTTAAAGAGAATCCAGCTTTATTACAATTAATATATGATCAAACTTCTGTATTTGCCCTGGGAGTAGTGGACAAAGGGAAATACTGTTAATTCATGAATAAAAACTTTGCAGAAACTTAGatagtgtttaattttttaaaatttccttctctaTTCAGTAGATACCACCTACTGATGGTTGCATATACTAGGGAAactttaaaattaggaaatgctGATATCTCACATTATCAATTTCTAAATCTTAAGAAAAATAGCTTGGAGTGCTTCTGAATATAGAGAGGTTCCATTTAAGGGCAAGGTTCCCCTTGTAGATGTATCAAACTATTACAAAGTATAAACTGAGACTTAATCCTCAAATTTGTTCTACTTGTTCTAAAACAATCCGTCCACAAATATAAAACCATAAGTAATAAATCGTTATGTTCACACTATGGGAATCTCTAATGTGAAAATGTattctatgaaaataattttgaaaaaaatgtataattaaaaaataaaggatgaaGATAATTCATGGGAAGAAgtaaattcacatttttctttcataattgagATTTTATTGGCTGAGGATCAATACAGACATTTCAATTTGTACACAGTTCTTAACATACATACCAGAAATATAAAAGGCCATGTATTGTAAAAGTTATTCCAGTGACTTTCCAGcttaaaatttggaagcaaatttTCCTTAAGAGGCTATCAAGTACCAGTGTCTCCACGTTGATAAGCTGTTACATGCGTCCCACCAATTCACAACTGAATAGTATATACACTACATATTcaaatgtgtggcacctccccccaaCCTCACTCccgctctcaccatgtgatgtgcctgctcccacttcaccttccaccaggagtaaaagctccctgaggcctctccagaagcctagctgatgctggtgccatgcttgtactgcctgcagaactgtgagtcaatgaagtctcttttctttataaattgcccagtctcaggtatttctttatagcaatgcaagaatggcctaatgcaGGCTAAAATTGCTTGGTCATTTGGAAACCCTATGTTTAACCATTGTGCACTGTtgtccacagtggctgcaccacttCACATCCCCACCAGTAGTGGAtgagggtttcagtttctccacatcctcaccaccacttgttattttctgttttttgattatACCCATCCTAGGAGGTGTGAAGTTGGAGGATGGACAATTCTTGACTTCAAATTCTGAGACCATTTCATTTTACACCCTATGTGTCACTATTCTCAGTTAACAGGTGTGAAAATGGAGGCACAAACTAATTCCCTGCTCAAGATCTTAAATGTTTTAGTGATGGAGCCGGTGTCTGCCTTGCAGACCAATGATCTTTCTACCAGGCTGTTGTGAAGTCTGTGGCCATTCTAGTCAGAAACCCAGAATGTGTATAAGTTTGTTTAAATATAGGGCTGATCTCAGGGGCTAATTGTGATGGCTGCTGGGAGTATGAAATATTATCTATCTTTTCTCCAATTACTTTCTTAATGTGGTATATTCTTGTTCTGCTCCATGTTATCAGAATCTGAAGCAGGTGTCCTCATTATCTGTGGTgttcttcttgtcttctgctagactTCAAATGCTTCAAGGGCAGCAATCATGTCCTTGTTCCCTCGGTATTTACAGTGCTGggcacactgcctggcacatggtgggcCCTCAAGTAATGTTTGATGAATTAAATTGGATAAATCAGTCAGACGTGTTAGAGAGTGAGTTTTTTATAATTCAGCTCTTCCAGAGAAAAAGATGAGACATAAATGGTAGCTGATAAAAGAagccatttttctttgttatgtatcacaatttattaataataacagaaCTAAGTTCAGGGCTTTGATGTATAAATTGGCTAGCTAAGGCAAAATGCATATCAACATGCTGGCTGAACTGAGGCCTGCTGGCATATGATACTTTAGTCCActtataattaataaatgatgCAATTGTCCTGAACTATTCCTAGCCTCAAActtcaaattttccaaatatcTAAAATACACACTAGATCTTTCtcattatgtttattattgaattttttgtaaaaaattaaaatatatagaagtaTATGGTGAGAAGTATAAATCCCCCTTCATCTCTCCCCACACTCCTACATGAATAGAACACTGAACTCTAAATTCTAAGGGCCACAGACATTTTGGAACTCTGTTTGGAAGAGTAAAGGATATGCTGGCCTTTCCTGGATTGACTTTCTTTTAACAGGAAACACAAAAGTAACCATCTTCAAGTTCTGAATAAAGCAAATGGTCACTGAATCAAAGAAGTTTTTCTCAAGAGACATCTTTTGCCATGGGTAGATAATAAGTGTTGTGATCCAGTATCAGCTAATCATGTAGAGTGGAAGCTCTcattaatgatttcttttcagaCAGGCTACCATTTGTACGCAAGGTACAATCCCACACACTTGTAAatgacaaaacacacaaacatgcatttttcttctcatctaaaaaagaaaaagatttctctCTCCAGgcatttccccatttctctgcttttctttacaTCAGAATTCCTCCAATGAGATGTCTTCACTCAAATTTCTCTCCTGTTCTCTTCAACTCTAATATGATTTTTGCCGCACACTCTAAGAAATGACTCTTGCAAAGACCTCCACCTTGTTACCTTGTTAGCCTTGTGAAATCCGATGGTCCATTCTCGTCCCTTTTCACTTACCTTCTCAGCAGCATGTGGCACCAGTGGACTCTCCTCCTCTTGGTGGCACTGACTTCGCTGGTTTCCAAGACACCACAGTCTCCTGGCCTCACTCCCACCTCACAGGTCTCTCCTCCTCAGTGGCCATTGCTGGTCGCTCCATTTCTCCACCACTTTCAAGATAGGGTGACCCTCTGATAGGTCCTGGGAAATTCTTCTCCATCCACACTCACTCCTTTCTCAGTGGGGGCTAGGCTCTCTGACTCTATAGACAGTGTGCCATCTACATGCTGATAATTCCCAATCCATGTTTGTAGCTCAGGCATCTCCCTAATCCAGCCACCTTACTCTATAGCTCTGTTCACATGTCTAGCAGACGTCTCAGACACAACCCATCCTCTCCATCTTCCCCTCCACACCTGCTTCAGCTCCAGACGTCCCCATTTTATTTCATGGCAACTCCACCTTCCCAGTAGTTCAGATCAAAAATTCTGAAGTCTTCTTTGACTCCTCTCTTGGATACTGCACACCAAATCTGCAAGAGATTTCTACCTGTCTTAATTTCAAAACAGATCAGAATTCACCCACCTCCCACTGCCCCACAGATCCAAGCCACCATCCTCTCCAGCCTGAATCACTGCAATTTCCTCCTAATCTTCCGACTTCCATCCTGGTTCCTGTTCAGTCTGTTCCCCACAGTCACCAAAGTGATCCCATTAAAGCacatcagatcatgtcactcccccTCTCATGACCTACATGACTCTTTATCTCACTTAAGGTAAGGGGCAGAGTCCATACAGTGACCCACAGGCCCTCACAGTTTTGTCCCCCACTATTTTTCTAAACTCATTTCCTTCTGTGCTTCCCTCACTCACTTCTCTTGAACTACGCTAGTCTTCCAGCCCTTTTCCAGATATCTTCATGGCTAACACCCTCAccctccttcaagtctttgctaaaGTGCCACCTTCTCACAATGCATGCATACCCAATTCACACTCCCTACCTCTAACCGTCAacttttttatatcattttctaatatattatatatcttatttatcaTATTGATAATTATTACTTAATTCTGCCTCCTCCCACTAGGATGTAAGTTCCAtaagggcagagatttttgtccGTTTTGCTCACTGATGTATTCCCAGTAtctaggtgtttaataaatatttttacaaaatgaatgaataaattataaaccCCCATAACTCTACCAGCTCTGAAAGTCTATGCCTTAAGCAGGCAGTTTCCCTCCCCcttgtacacattttatttttccatgaattATCACAGTGAACACACCTCCTTAACTACCGCTATGTCAAGAAATAGATGACTACCAGAGTAGCAAATGATACCCTTTGCTTCTTATCCTTGGCATCTAGCATTACACCAGGCATCtaataggcattcaataaatgtctgtgtAATTCATCAATTAATTAATATGATTCCAGCCATTTTTCTCAATAGCTGATTCACTACTCCGGTGCCTTGGAAAGAGCACAGCAAATTCAAAACCAAATGCGTGTAACAGCACACATTGCCCTTTCGGAAACTCTCAATTCACTGAATTATGCAGATtttccaaatgttgacacatttcacTACACGATATTTAAAAGTCATATTTGTTAATACTACCACCATCTCATCAGGAAAATCTCTAAGTGTTGGAAAGAGATCAAGCTTGTGACAGCAGACACGTTTCCCTAAAATTCTTTCTCTTGAAAGCTCTAATTGTATCATTAGCAACAAAAATTATCAGTTAACTTATTTAAGGTATCGGGTTCATTTCCTTCACATTTGAGAAAATGTCCACCAAATGTCCATGTCCGAGTAATCATTCCTCATCAgcattctttcaagtaaaaacagTATTCCAAGAAAAGAGACAGATCAGTTCACAACTCAATTGCTCTAGTGCTTTTCCTCAAGACAGCCCTTGTACAGCCGAAGTGCCTTATGCATGCTTTGCATACTTTCCATACCACAgtgaatattaaaaagacatttacaaCATGATCaagattattaaatttaaattatttgactGCTTTTACTGCTTCGTCAAGGACATTCTTGCGTAAAACTGTGTTTTgttccagttttttcttttgaaagtgcCTGACAATGAAGAATACGATGACTACTAGCACAGTTTGGTGTTACTGCTCTGATTCCCACTAAGGCACCCAAAGTTTTACCCTTCATTGCCTTTGTACAATCGGTGTAAATGTCGACACATGGTGGGGTTTGGCGGGGGAAAGCAATATCTTGGTGttgttatgaaaatagttttgacctcacGACTTGTCTCAGGACCCCCTAGGAGTCCacagaccatactttgagaactgctggctTATGACATTGCAACGGCTCATTCAcattacaataaattaaaatttttcccaAGAATGTAAAGAAATCACTGCATACATAATTGTTAACATTCATATTTCACAGCTAAAACAATCTtggaaaaaattattagaacaaaGTTGGTGGACTCAAACCATTCCATTTCAAAAGTTTCTACAAAGcttcagtaatcaagacagtgtggtactggcatagacatatgcatatatattatagaactgagaggccagaaataaactctaacctttaattttcaacaaaaggGCCAAGGCAATTCCAcagggaaagaatagtcttttcaaaagaTAATGCTGGACAGctgaatattcacatgcaaaagaatgaagttggaccctacatcagccatacacaaaaattaactcaaactaTATgagaaatttaactttaaaaaaaggcctaaaggtaaaaacaaaatagaactataacaatcttagaagaaaatgtaggagtaAATCTTTATGATGTTGgattagttaataatttattagaCATCACATCAAAGGCAAAAGGGATTAAAAAGATTAAGTTGTAagtcattaaaattagaaacttttgtgCTTCGAAAgacatcatcaagaaaaaaaagacaacccacagacttggagaaaatatttgcaaatcatatgtctgataaCAAATTCGTATCCAGAATGTTTAAAGGACACTTAtacctcaataataaaaagacaaataacacaattttaaaaagagcaaataatttgaatagacattttgccaaagaagatatatgagtggcaagtaagcacatgaaaagaaactcaacatcattcatcattagggaaatacaagtcaaaaccacaatgagatgctattTCACACCCACTAAAatagtgattattttttaaaaatatattgaaatgatgtagagaaattagaacctttgtacattgttggtggaaatataaattgatacagccactttggaaaacagtttagaagtttctcaaaatgttaaatatacagTTACCACATGAccaagcaattccactcttaggtatagACCCAACAGAAATCAGAACATACGTCCACATAAAgatttgtacataaatgttcacagaagcattattcataatagctaaaaaggggaaacaacccaaatgtccatcaaccaatgaatggacaaataaaatgtgCTATATCCATATGACGGATTATttggtaataaaaaggaatgaagtactgatacatgttatGCTGTAGATGAaactcaaaagcattatgctaagagaacacagtcagtcacaaaagaccacatactgtatggttcatttataagaaatgtccagaataggcaaattccaTAGAGACATAGATTGCAGGTTGCCTAaagagagtgactgctaatggatacaAGGCTTCTTCGGGGATAATGAAGATGTTCTAGAATTAGATTATGGTGATGGCTGCATGATTCTGCAAATATACTAAAATCCATTGACTCATATGCTCTAAATGGGTGACCtttatggtgtgtgaattatGTCCCATAAAGTTGTTAGAAGTCAACATAAATGGAAGAAGAGCAAccattcacataaaaataaacaaaattgtcaatgttttctttaagaatttttcaGTAGGTGTAGTTAATTACAATTTGACTTTCTTAGGTCTGCACTAAAATTACTCACCCAGTAGCAGGGTACCTTATTGCTATTACTGAAAATGATGAACCTTTGATACACTTGTAAtatctgagaaaaagaaacacaggggTCTCAGCAGGGCTCCCTTCTAAAGTCACTTGATTTCTAAAGAAGTAACCACTAGGTTTGAAGTCATCAGAGTGTTAACTATGGGGATGGTTGGTTCAGTACCCAACATCCTGACAGCACATCTGACCATTTGTATTGTATTGGAGACCACATCCTCAGCTCAGAAAGAGAGCTGAACTCATTTCTGATAGAAAGCACACTGCATACTGTTCCTCCAGGGACTGAAGTTGACTCTTCTAAGAGCGAGA
This sequence is a window from Papio anubis isolate 15944 chromosome 5, Panubis1.0, whole genome shotgun sequence. Protein-coding genes within it:
- the LOC110741279 gene encoding LOW QUALITY PROTEIN: succinate dehydrogenase [ubiquinone] cytochrome b small subunit, mitochondrial (The sequence of the model RefSeq protein was modified relative to this genomic sequence to represent the inferred CDS: inserted 1 base in 1 codon); its protein translation is MAVLWRLSALCSAQGSRALLLQTPVFRPAHISAFLQDRPTPDWCGVQHIHLSLSHHSGSKTACLHWTSERVVSVLLLGRLLAAYLNPCSAMDYSLAATLTLHGHWGFEQVVXYVHRDVWQKAAKAGLLAISVLNFAGLCYFNHHDVDICKTVAMLWKL